One window of the Gimesia sp. genome contains the following:
- a CDS encoding D-aminoacylase → MKLLRLQVILSLLLLALMPFRTLTAQEPASYDLLLKGGTIIDGTGKAGFTGDLAIKDDRIVKIAPEIKASADQVISCKGLIIAPGFIDLHNHSDRQIVSPLTRANMNFITQGCTTVVTGNCGSGPVDTGEYYRQIDAAGSGTNVMHLIPQGSLRDHVMGSGQREPTEEELKKMQELARRAMLDGAWGMSTGLIYVPSSYADTDELITLAKIVAEYNGIYASHIRNESTELLAAVNEALKIGQQARLPVHISHFKSSGRDAWGLVLRAAAMIDEARQQGQTVTADQYPYIASSTSLGATLIPAWARAGGNKELVARLEAPETSEKIIKQIEKNIEKREGGSAVRIARYADRPDWVGKNLQQIADQEQKSILEIVLEITRHGGASVVNFSMNEEDVRQIMKIDWVATASDGRAYLPGSDRPHPRNYGTFPRKIGYYSLQEKVIPLEKAVRSASGLPADILGLTDRGYLKEGAYADIVVFDPAKLIDQATFDNPHQYSEGIRYLFVNGTPAINGGFPTGSLGGKALRRPQPEK, encoded by the coding sequence ATGAAACTGCTCCGTCTGCAAGTCATCCTGAGCCTGTTGTTACTGGCTCTGATGCCCTTCAGAACACTCACCGCCCAGGAACCAGCCTCATACGACCTGCTGCTCAAAGGGGGCACGATCATCGATGGAACAGGAAAAGCGGGTTTTACAGGAGATCTGGCGATCAAGGATGACCGGATCGTCAAAATTGCCCCTGAAATCAAGGCATCCGCCGATCAGGTCATTTCCTGCAAGGGACTGATCATCGCCCCGGGATTCATTGACCTGCATAATCACAGCGATCGGCAGATTGTTTCCCCCCTGACCCGGGCGAATATGAACTTTATCACCCAGGGATGCACCACCGTGGTCACGGGAAACTGCGGTAGTGGCCCGGTTGATACAGGAGAATATTATCGGCAGATTGACGCCGCGGGTAGCGGGACGAATGTGATGCACCTGATTCCGCAGGGTTCTCTGCGAGACCACGTAATGGGCTCCGGTCAGCGGGAACCGACGGAAGAAGAACTGAAGAAGATGCAGGAGCTGGCCCGCCGGGCGATGCTGGACGGTGCCTGGGGGATGTCGACTGGTTTGATCTATGTACCGAGCTCGTATGCAGATACGGATGAGCTGATTACGCTGGCCAAGATCGTCGCCGAGTATAATGGCATCTACGCGAGCCACATTCGGAATGAAAGCACGGAGCTGCTGGCAGCCGTCAATGAGGCTTTAAAGATTGGGCAGCAGGCCAGGCTGCCTGTACATATTTCTCACTTCAAATCGAGTGGTCGGGACGCCTGGGGGCTGGTTCTGCGCGCCGCAGCGATGATCGACGAAGCCCGCCAGCAGGGTCAGACGGTGACTGCCGACCAGTATCCGTATATCGCGTCCAGCACATCCCTGGGCGCCACGCTGATTCCAGCCTGGGCCCGGGCGGGAGGCAACAAGGAACTGGTGGCCCGCCTGGAAGCACCGGAGACCTCAGAGAAGATCATTAAACAGATCGAGAAGAACATTGAAAAACGGGAAGGCGGAAGTGCGGTTCGGATAGCCCGCTACGCGGATCGCCCCGACTGGGTGGGCAAGAACCTGCAGCAGATTGCGGATCAGGAGCAGAAAAGTATCCTGGAGATCGTGCTCGAGATCACCCGGCACGGGGGGGCGTCAGTCGTTAACTTCAGCATGAATGAAGAGGACGTGCGGCAGATCATGAAAATTGACTGGGTTGCGACCGCGTCGGACGGACGTGCCTATCTGCCCGGTTCAGATCGTCCGCATCCCCGTAACTACGGCACCTTTCCCCGGAAAATCGGCTATTATTCGCTGCAGGAAAAAGTAATCCCGCTGGAAAAGGCAGTTCGCAGTGCCAGTGGCCTGCCGGCTGACATCCTGGGCTTAACGGACCGGGGCTATTTGAAGGAAGGCGCTTATGCGGATATTGTAGTCTTCGATCCCGCGAAGCTGATCGATCAGGCGACGTTTGATAATCCGCATCAGTATTCCGAGGGAATCCGTTACCTGTTTGTGAATGGGACACCTGCCATCAACGGTGGCTTTCCCACAGGCAGCCTGGGGGGGAAAGCACTCCGCCGTCCGCAACCAGAAAAGTAA
- a CDS encoding PDZ domain-containing protein, which translates to MNQDHKNRIPQTVRLFALALIITTSAGWLTGSASAYDQLQPSQLTSGSQMRRAFRSVVSTPRSWTVRVRVNGKEASLGAIVESDGWILTKASQLEGKVTCELTTAERYEAEIIGVDGKLDLALLKIDARNLPTVQWQAITDPKVGQWLVTPGLSMSPVSVGVLSVTRRDIKPAPGVLGVQIDDANGGALVKHVMRESGAEEAGLKPGDVILNVAGENIDSASSLSRFIRKFLPGDRVQVRLLRDEEEINAVVVLTDPQMLIYDRLREMQKKMGGALSRRKTGFSEVLQHDTVLRPEDCGGVIVDLQGKAIGLNIARAGRTKSFAIPADQVIPMIQKLKLKEYAPYNPQKDPREQTVAAGSAS; encoded by the coding sequence TTGAACCAGGATCATAAAAACCGCATTCCGCAGACAGTCCGGCTGTTCGCACTGGCTTTGATCATCACCACCTCCGCAGGGTGGCTGACCGGCAGTGCCTCCGCTTACGATCAACTGCAGCCAAGCCAGCTGACCAGCGGTTCTCAGATGCGTCGCGCGTTCCGGTCGGTCGTTTCGACTCCCCGTTCCTGGACGGTCCGCGTCCGTGTGAATGGCAAAGAAGCCTCACTGGGAGCCATCGTGGAATCTGATGGCTGGATCCTGACGAAAGCCAGTCAGCTGGAAGGAAAAGTAACCTGCGAGCTCACTACTGCCGAACGCTACGAAGCAGAAATCATCGGCGTCGACGGAAAGCTCGATCTGGCCCTGCTCAAAATTGATGCCCGGAACCTGCCCACTGTTCAATGGCAGGCTATTACAGATCCCAAGGTCGGCCAGTGGCTCGTCACTCCCGGGCTGAGCATGTCTCCCGTGAGTGTAGGCGTACTCAGCGTGACACGACGCGATATCAAACCCGCCCCGGGAGTCCTGGGCGTGCAGATTGATGATGCCAACGGAGGCGCCCTGGTCAAACATGTGATGCGCGAAAGTGGTGCTGAAGAAGCGGGCCTGAAACCAGGCGACGTGATTCTGAATGTGGCCGGCGAAAACATTGACAGTGCCAGTTCACTCTCGCGGTTCATCCGGAAATTTCTCCCCGGCGATCGTGTCCAGGTCCGGTTGCTCAGAGACGAAGAAGAAATCAACGCGGTCGTGGTCCTCACCGATCCCCAGATGCTGATCTACGATCGCCTGCGGGAAATGCAGAAGAAAATGGGAGGCGCCTTGAGTCGCCGTAAAACCGGTTTCTCTGAAGTCCTGCAGCACGATACCGTACTTCGCCCCGAAGACTGTGGCGGCGTTATCGTCGACCTGCAGGGCAAAGCCATTGGCTTGAACATCGCCCGGGCTGGCAGAACCAAATCCTTCGCGATTCCCGCCGATCAGGTGATCCCCATGATTCAGAAGCTCAAGCTCAAAGAGTATGCTCCTTACAATCCCCAGAAGGATCCCAGGGAGCAGACTGTGGCTGCCGGCAGCGCTTCCTGA
- a CDS encoding histidine phosphatase family protein: MEKQHFIPHPEPDATNLLLIRHGATPPNEQRPYILQGCGINPSLSESGQKQAQALATFLAENCSINHIYSSPMIRAKETAQAVCAHFNLTPQAVAEIHECDVGLWEGKSWDIIEQESPAAYKAFMDDPYRNRYEGGESYGDVFNRCEPALRSLLERHTGETIAVVAHNVINRVYLASLLGLPIEKAKDIKQNNTGINIIRHHAGETKVVTMNAIFHLSGVPH; the protein is encoded by the coding sequence ATGGAAAAGCAACACTTTATCCCCCACCCTGAACCCGATGCGACCAACCTGCTGCTGATTCGTCATGGAGCGACTCCCCCAAACGAACAGCGTCCCTATATTCTGCAGGGTTGCGGCATCAATCCCAGTCTGAGTGAATCGGGACAAAAGCAGGCTCAGGCCCTGGCGACTTTCCTGGCGGAGAACTGTTCGATCAATCATATCTACAGCAGTCCGATGATCCGTGCGAAAGAGACGGCCCAAGCGGTCTGTGCACATTTCAATCTGACTCCGCAGGCAGTCGCGGAGATTCACGAATGCGATGTGGGTCTGTGGGAAGGAAAATCCTGGGACATCATTGAGCAGGAATCGCCGGCCGCCTACAAAGCGTTCATGGATGACCCCTACCGGAACCGTTACGAAGGCGGGGAATCTTACGGTGATGTGTTCAATCGATGTGAGCCTGCACTCCGGTCACTGCTGGAACGCCATACCGGCGAGACGATCGCGGTGGTCGCGCATAACGTAATCAACCGGGTCTACCTGGCCAGCCTGCTGGGACTTCCCATCGAAAAAGCCAAGGATATCAAGCAGAACAATACCGGCATCAATATCATCCGTCATCATGCAGGGGAAACCAAAGTGGTGACGATGAATGCCATCTTCCACTTGAGTGGTGTCCCCCATTAG
- a CDS encoding FAD-dependent oxidoreductase: MSQLLACGLFLLLVVPKAQGKEYDVVVYGGTSGAVTAAVQAKRLGKTAVIVCPDTHLGGLSSGGLGWTDTGNKAVIGGLAREFYHRVWKHYQTADAWKWQQRKDYGDKGQGTPAIDGKQRTMWIFEPHVAEAVFDEFVKEYEIPVYRDEWLDRKSGVTKDGDRITAIKTLSGKTFQGKIFIDATYEGDLLATAGVSYHVGREANSVYGEEWNGVQTGVLHHRHHFGPNAVKEKISPYKVPGDPASGLLPRISGADPGKYGSGDKKIQAYCFRMCLTNHDENRVPFPKPEGYDSAQYELLLRIYDAGWRQTFAKFDPIPNFKTDTNNHGPMSTDNIGYNYDYPEASYERRKAIIKEHETYQKGWLYFISNDPRVPKEVQQKMQKWGLAKDEFSDNGNWPHQLYIREARRMIGEFVMTENELLKKKPTPDSVGMGSYTMDSHNVQRYVTPEGYVQNEGDIGVSTRGPYEIAYGSLVPKKGECANLLVPVCVSSSHIAFGSIRMEPVFMILGHSAATAAAIALDQKLDVQDVPYEQLKTQLIKEGQILEAPPEVKYGSNGINPETLKGIVVDDAQAKLTGLWQTSRSAKKYVASGYRHESNTRDGKAAARFETKVPQAGRYEVRYAYPPNTNRSSQVKVTVQHAGGSTSKTIDQRQTPPLESVFVSLGVYEFTPDKTAAVEVTNTDANGYVIIDAVQWIPVKE, from the coding sequence ATGTCGCAACTGCTCGCCTGCGGACTGTTTCTGTTACTGGTTGTCCCGAAGGCACAAGGCAAGGAATATGATGTCGTCGTCTATGGTGGCACCTCCGGGGCCGTCACCGCAGCCGTTCAGGCGAAGCGACTGGGGAAGACCGCTGTTATCGTCTGCCCCGATACACATCTGGGAGGGCTTTCCAGTGGTGGTCTGGGCTGGACAGACACCGGCAATAAAGCCGTTATCGGCGGCCTGGCACGCGAATTCTATCATCGCGTCTGGAAGCACTATCAGACCGCGGACGCCTGGAAGTGGCAGCAGCGAAAAGACTACGGCGACAAAGGGCAGGGGACTCCCGCCATCGATGGTAAGCAGCGCACCATGTGGATTTTCGAACCACACGTGGCCGAGGCTGTGTTTGACGAGTTCGTCAAAGAATACGAAATTCCCGTTTACCGTGACGAATGGCTGGATCGCAAGTCTGGAGTTACCAAAGACGGAGATCGAATCACCGCCATCAAAACGCTCAGCGGCAAGACCTTCCAGGGGAAGATATTTATCGATGCCACTTACGAAGGTGATCTGCTGGCAACTGCCGGCGTGAGCTATCACGTGGGCCGCGAAGCCAACAGTGTCTATGGTGAAGAATGGAATGGTGTGCAGACCGGCGTACTGCATCACCGGCACCACTTTGGCCCCAACGCGGTCAAAGAAAAGATCAGTCCCTACAAAGTACCCGGCGATCCTGCCAGCGGACTGCTGCCTCGCATCAGTGGTGCCGACCCCGGCAAATACGGTTCGGGAGACAAGAAGATTCAGGCCTACTGTTTTCGCATGTGCCTGACCAACCACGACGAGAATCGTGTTCCCTTTCCGAAACCGGAAGGCTACGATTCCGCGCAGTACGAACTCTTGCTGCGAATCTACGATGCCGGCTGGCGCCAGACGTTTGCCAAGTTTGATCCCATTCCGAACTTTAAGACCGACACCAACAATCACGGTCCCATGAGTACCGATAACATCGGCTATAACTACGACTATCCCGAAGCATCCTACGAACGTCGTAAAGCGATTATCAAAGAGCACGAAACCTACCAGAAAGGCTGGCTGTACTTCATCTCCAACGATCCCCGTGTGCCCAAAGAAGTGCAGCAGAAGATGCAGAAATGGGGGCTGGCGAAAGATGAGTTCAGCGATAACGGCAACTGGCCCCATCAGCTTTACATCCGTGAAGCCCGCCGGATGATCGGCGAATTCGTGATGACCGAAAACGAACTGCTCAAAAAGAAGCCTACCCCCGATTCGGTCGGCATGGGCTCTTACACAATGGACTCGCACAACGTGCAGCGGTATGTCACTCCGGAAGGCTATGTGCAGAACGAAGGGGACATCGGCGTTTCGACCCGTGGTCCTTATGAAATTGCTTACGGCAGCCTCGTTCCGAAAAAAGGGGAATGTGCCAACCTGCTGGTGCCGGTCTGCGTTTCCAGCTCGCACATCGCCTTCGGTTCGATCCGCATGGAACCCGTTTTCATGATTCTCGGTCACTCCGCTGCGACAGCAGCTGCGATCGCCCTGGATCAGAAACTGGACGTGCAGGATGTGCCTTACGAACAGCTCAAAACCCAGCTGATCAAAGAGGGCCAGATTCTGGAAGCCCCACCTGAAGTCAAATACGGAAGTAACGGCATCAATCCGGAAACACTCAAAGGCATTGTCGTCGACGATGCGCAGGCCAAACTGACCGGGCTCTGGCAGACCAGCCGCTCGGCGAAGAAGTATGTGGCGTCGGGTTACCGTCACGAGTCAAATACGCGGGATGGCAAAGCCGCCGCCCGTTTTGAAACCAAAGTTCCCCAGGCGGGACGTTACGAAGTTCGCTATGCCTATCCGCCGAACACCAATCGCAGTTCGCAGGTCAAAGTAACCGTGCAGCATGCGGGGGGATCCACTTCCAAAACCATCGACCAGCGTCAGACACCACCTCTGGAAAGTGTGTTTGTGTCGCTGGGAGTATATGAATTCACACCGGACAAAACAGCGGCTGTCGAAGTGACCAATACCGATGCCAACGGCTATGTCATTATTGACGCCGTCCAGTGGATTCCCGTCAAGGAGTGA
- the pdxA gene encoding 4-hydroxythreonine-4-phosphate dehydrogenase PdxA has protein sequence MKQPQIALTMGDVSGIGPQLLDALCVQPELNALCCPVVYGNAEVLRRAARHSGSGLEVISVDQLPEELSSRPGAVYCIDRGRADVAEATPCQVDARAGRGAYDYLVSAIDDCLAGKVDAITTAPLNKESLHRGGIDYPGHTEILADRCQVADFGMMLYLPGSDVIQPPAGLGIVHATLHTSIASVPGLLKTDEIFEKTRLIAELMQIMGAEPPRVAVCALNPHAGEHGLFGDEEARIIAPAVERARASGLNATGPLPADTLIRRAVHGEFDAVVAMYHDQGHIPFKLLGFDQAVNITLGLPIVRTSPSHGTAFDIAWSNIKPETRGIMEAVRAAVKLAAHQKQIHTD, from the coding sequence ATGAAACAGCCGCAAATCGCTCTGACAATGGGAGATGTCTCTGGCATCGGTCCCCAGTTACTGGATGCCCTGTGTGTTCAGCCGGAACTGAATGCACTCTGCTGCCCGGTCGTCTATGGCAATGCGGAAGTTCTGCGGCGTGCTGCCCGCCATTCCGGGAGTGGACTGGAAGTCATTTCCGTCGATCAACTACCAGAAGAACTCTCATCCCGGCCGGGAGCAGTCTACTGCATTGACCGTGGACGCGCGGATGTGGCTGAAGCGACACCCTGCCAGGTCGATGCCCGCGCGGGTCGCGGCGCGTACGACTACCTGGTCAGCGCCATCGATGACTGTCTGGCGGGAAAAGTGGATGCGATCACCACGGCCCCCTTAAATAAGGAATCACTGCATCGGGGCGGCATTGATTATCCGGGACATACTGAGATCCTGGCTGACCGGTGTCAGGTAGCCGACTTTGGAATGATGCTCTATCTACCGGGCAGTGATGTGATTCAACCACCGGCTGGTCTGGGAATCGTGCATGCGACCCTGCATACTTCCATCGCCAGCGTTCCCGGCCTGTTGAAAACCGACGAGATCTTTGAGAAGACGCGGCTGATCGCAGAACTGATGCAGATCATGGGCGCGGAACCTCCCCGGGTTGCCGTCTGTGCCTTGAACCCCCATGCGGGAGAACATGGTCTGTTTGGTGATGAGGAAGCGCGGATCATCGCCCCGGCCGTCGAACGGGCCCGGGCCTCTGGTCTGAATGCGACAGGTCCTCTACCGGCCGATACACTAATTCGTCGCGCCGTGCATGGGGAGTTTGACGCGGTCGTCGCCATGTATCACGACCAGGGACACATCCCCTTTAAGCTGCTCGGCTTTGATCAGGCAGTCAATATTACGCTGGGATTGCCGATCGTCCGGACCAGCCCCAGTCATGGCACCGCGTTTGACATTGCCTGGAGCAACATCAAGCCAGAGACCAGAGGCATCATGGAAGCCGTCCGGGCCGCGGTCAAACTGGCCGCACACCAGAAACAGATTCATACCGATTAA
- a CDS encoding (5-formylfuran-3-yl)methyl phosphate synthase, translating into MNPRRVELLVSVRNCEEIAAALAGGCDLLDFKEPENGALGMVDSESLQAITVYCERHSITQPLSMALGELVEWCERPTMPRIPSAMKYLKLGLSETRTIPDWKSCWREVTERIETEHQRQFDWIAVAYADWEQASAAPPLEVLSAAIESRCAGLLIDTFHKQGLGLTDLLSLELLDELIQRAHRHGLKVALAGSIRPGDLETLSPLQPDIVGIRGAACTGNRRTSSIESSAVRDFRMQLQEQFHYYPSG; encoded by the coding sequence TTGAATCCCCGCCGCGTCGAGTTACTGGTCAGCGTGCGTAATTGTGAAGAAATCGCCGCTGCGCTGGCCGGGGGTTGTGACCTGCTCGACTTCAAAGAGCCGGAGAACGGCGCACTTGGCATGGTCGATTCTGAATCCCTGCAGGCGATCACTGTCTACTGCGAACGCCACAGCATCACTCAGCCCCTCAGTATGGCACTGGGCGAACTGGTTGAGTGGTGTGAGCGCCCCACTATGCCTCGCATCCCCTCGGCCATGAAGTACTTGAAGCTGGGACTCTCCGAAACTCGGACGATTCCCGACTGGAAATCCTGCTGGCGGGAGGTGACCGAGCGGATCGAAACCGAACATCAACGGCAGTTCGACTGGATCGCAGTTGCCTATGCAGACTGGGAACAGGCTTCGGCGGCCCCTCCCCTCGAAGTCCTGTCAGCTGCGATTGAGAGCCGATGCGCTGGTCTGCTGATTGACACTTTCCACAAGCAGGGCCTCGGGTTAACGGACCTGCTCTCGCTGGAGCTGCTGGACGAGCTCATTCAGCGGGCGCATCGACACGGATTGAAGGTCGCGCTGGCAGGTTCCATTCGCCCGGGTGACCTGGAGACACTTTCCCCCCTGCAACCGGATATCGTTGGTATTCGGGGGGCAGCCTGTACGGGAAATCGACGCACCAGTTCGATCGAGTCGTCCGCAGTGCGTGACTTCAGAATGCAGTTGCAAGAACAGTTCCACTACTATCCTTCGGGATGA
- a CDS encoding pectate lyase produces the protein MVSLLGFRTASAQAAIPVSKENVTKAMRAASEFYRNKLALHGGYVYYYSLDLKERWGEGKASPDQIWVQPPGTPTVGMAFLSAYEATGDQFYLDAATDAALALVYGQLKSGGWTNSIDFNPRSKLTAEYRNGKGRGKNNSTLDDGITQSAIRLIIHVDQAHKFQHKQIHESAQVALNALLAAQFPVGAFPQVWTEPVPPIPARPASFPQYDWRTEGRIKNYWDYYTLNDGLAGYVCTTLLEAYEIYKDERLKQAVLKLGDFLIVSQLPEPQPAWAQQYNYDMQPIWARRFEPPAITGGETQDVIATLMRIYRFSGEKKYLEPIPRALAWLTRSQLPDGQLARYYELQTNRPLYMNRSGKKYSLTYDDSDLPRHYGWKITSEVRELEREFKAVSAGRKLQTEPTPKQLLTRVKAILYDLDDQARWISVSTGERLVGQPKFPVKTRYIASDRFSSNLETLSQYLQQLKSQ, from the coding sequence ATGGTTTCTCTCCTCGGTTTCAGGACTGCTTCCGCCCAGGCGGCTATTCCGGTTTCCAAGGAGAACGTCACAAAAGCGATGCGGGCGGCCAGCGAATTTTATCGTAACAAGCTCGCTCTGCACGGGGGCTACGTTTACTACTACAGCCTTGATCTGAAGGAACGCTGGGGCGAAGGTAAGGCGTCTCCGGATCAGATCTGGGTGCAGCCTCCCGGCACTCCGACAGTGGGGATGGCGTTCCTCTCGGCTTATGAAGCGACCGGGGACCAGTTCTACCTCGATGCCGCTACCGATGCCGCACTGGCACTCGTTTATGGTCAGTTGAAATCGGGGGGCTGGACGAATTCCATCGATTTCAATCCTCGCAGTAAATTGACCGCCGAGTACCGGAATGGGAAGGGGCGTGGCAAGAACAACTCGACCCTCGACGACGGAATTACGCAGTCGGCAATTCGCCTCATTATTCACGTCGATCAGGCCCACAAGTTTCAGCACAAACAGATCCACGAATCTGCCCAGGTCGCGTTGAATGCCCTGCTGGCGGCACAGTTCCCCGTGGGGGCCTTTCCTCAGGTCTGGACCGAACCGGTGCCACCGATCCCGGCCAGGCCGGCCAGCTTTCCCCAATACGACTGGCGGACGGAAGGGCGTATCAAAAACTATTGGGATTACTATACCCTCAACGACGGGCTGGCCGGTTATGTCTGCACGACGTTGCTCGAAGCCTACGAAATTTACAAAGATGAGCGTCTGAAACAGGCGGTGCTCAAACTGGGAGACTTCCTGATTGTGTCTCAGTTACCCGAACCACAGCCCGCCTGGGCACAGCAGTACAACTACGATATGCAGCCCATCTGGGCCCGCCGCTTCGAACCGCCGGCCATCACCGGGGGAGAGACCCAGGATGTGATTGCCACCCTGATGCGGATCTACCGCTTCAGTGGCGAAAAGAAATATCTGGAACCGATTCCCCGGGCACTCGCCTGGTTAACACGCTCTCAGTTACCCGATGGGCAGCTCGCCCGCTATTACGAACTGCAGACCAATCGCCCGCTCTACATGAACCGCAGCGGAAAAAAGTACAGTCTGACCTACGACGATTCCGATCTGCCCCGGCACTACGGCTGGAAGATTACCTCTGAGGTCAGAGAACTCGAACGGGAGTTCAAAGCCGTCAGCGCAGGGCGGAAACTGCAGACCGAACCGACTCCAAAGCAGTTACTGACCCGCGTGAAAGCGATTCTCTATGACCTGGACGATCAGGCACGCTGGATCAGCGTCAGCACGGGCGAACGCCTGGTGGGGCAGCCGAAATTCCCGGTGAAAACACGCTACATCGCCAGCGATCGCTTCAGCAGCAACCTGGAGACACTCAGTCAGTATCTCCAGCAGCTGAAGTCTCAGTGA
- the rfbC gene encoding dTDP-4-dehydrorhamnose 3,5-epimerase encodes MEVEQTGFPGLLVITPRVFSDERGFFKETYQQERYKEAGVDASFVQDNASRSTAGILRGLHYQIQHPQAKLVHVMEGEILDVCVDLRKNSPTFGQSYSIRLTGENHKQLYVPPGFAHGFYVISPQVDFVYKCGDYYYPEHDRTLLWNDPELGIDWPLSGEPLLSEKDRRGLPLKECEVFESL; translated from the coding sequence ATGGAAGTAGAACAGACCGGTTTTCCCGGGTTACTGGTGATCACCCCCCGGGTCTTTTCTGACGAACGTGGTTTTTTCAAAGAAACGTACCAGCAGGAGCGGTACAAGGAGGCTGGCGTCGATGCTTCTTTTGTACAGGATAATGCATCCCGCTCCACTGCCGGCATTCTCAGGGGACTGCATTACCAGATTCAGCACCCCCAGGCCAAACTGGTGCATGTCATGGAAGGGGAAATTCTGGACGTCTGTGTCGACCTGCGGAAGAATTCCCCTACGTTCGGCCAGTCCTACTCCATCCGCCTGACGGGTGAGAATCACAAGCAACTCTATGTGCCCCCGGGTTTTGCCCACGGTTTTTATGTCATCAGCCCCCAGGTTGATTTTGTGTATAAGTGTGGCGATTATTATTATCCCGAACACGACCGGACGTTGCTCTGGAACGATCCCGAACTGGGAATTGACTGGCCGCTCTCAGGCGAGCCACTGCTCTCGGAGAAAGACCGTCGAGGGCTGCCGCTGAAAGAATGTGAAGTTTTCGAATCGCTATGA
- a CDS encoding trypsin-like peptidase domain-containing protein has protein sequence MQRTLVSAMALFLLSLAPANAQEVEVRKPVVTPVAPAKLSEVFFKTVPDSLEDLQEIERQVTSLTEKAIHSTVSVRVGDAQGSGVIIDNKAGYILTAAHVIGLAQKDATIILHDGRTLKGRTMGLNRGLDAGLVKLIEDAEVDISKLTAAKMGDISQIKTGEWVMATGHPNGYQAGRPPVVRLGRIVTRKKHLLQTDCTLIGGDSGGPLFNMQGEVVGIHSRIGPSTSWNFHIPVSAFQDDWEKLVSGDMWGAKPLGQNAVLGVNGETTDQGCKVTGVTRGFPAEIAGLKENDIIYQLNDEKITGIEQLAEVVQQYKPGQTVQVQLTRDGKSMSFEVQLAARD, from the coding sequence GTGCAACGCACTCTCGTCAGTGCAATGGCCCTTTTCCTGCTTTCTCTGGCGCCCGCCAACGCTCAGGAAGTCGAGGTACGTAAACCCGTTGTTACCCCTGTCGCCCCAGCGAAACTTTCCGAAGTCTTTTTCAAGACGGTCCCCGATTCTCTGGAAGATCTCCAGGAGATCGAACGGCAGGTCACTTCCCTGACAGAAAAAGCGATTCACAGTACGGTCTCTGTACGGGTCGGCGATGCTCAGGGGAGTGGGGTAATCATTGATAACAAAGCCGGCTACATCCTCACAGCCGCGCATGTCATCGGACTCGCTCAGAAAGATGCCACCATCATCCTCCACGATGGCCGCACGTTGAAAGGCCGCACCATGGGCCTGAACCGCGGTCTCGATGCAGGACTGGTGAAACTGATTGAAGATGCCGAAGTCGATATCAGCAAACTCACGGCCGCGAAGATGGGAGACATCTCCCAGATCAAAACCGGTGAGTGGGTGATGGCCACCGGACACCCGAACGGTTATCAGGCAGGGCGTCCCCCTGTCGTACGACTGGGACGGATCGTGACTCGGAAAAAACATCTGCTCCAGACCGATTGCACGCTGATCGGTGGAGACTCAGGTGGCCCGTTATTTAATATGCAGGGCGAGGTGGTCGGCATTCACAGCCGCATCGGTCCCTCTACCAGCTGGAATTTTCATATCCCCGTCTCCGCATTTCAGGACGACTGGGAAAAACTCGTTTCCGGCGATATGTGGGGGGCCAAGCCTCTCGGCCAGAATGCCGTCCTCGGCGTTAATGGTGAAACGACAGATCAAGGATGTAAAGTGACCGGCGTCACCCGCGGATTTCCCGCAGAAATCGCCGGCCTGAAAGAGAACGACATTATATACCAGCTGAACGATGAAAAGATTACCGGCATCGAACAGCTGGCGGAAGTCGTTCAACAATACAAACCGGGGCAGACGGTGCAGGTCCAACTGACGCGTGACGGCAAAAGCATGTCGTTTGAAGTTCAACTCGCCGCCCGGGATTAA